Proteins found in one Buchnera aphidicola str. G002 (Myzus persicae) genomic segment:
- the purB gene encoding adenylosuccinate lyase, with protein sequence MKLTSLTAISPIDGRYSNLTISLRNIFSEFGFLKYRLNIEIQWFKKLISMSQILKIENLENKKILILDDILKNFSEKDAVHIKQIEKSTKHDVKALEYFLKNKISRFDDFSLILEFIHFGCTSEDINNLAYALMLKDTRDKIILPMWNKILCFLKEMVFKYKKIPLLSLTHGQPATPSTMGKEIANFYYRMKRQYIKLKKIEILGKINGSTGNYNAHLAAYPKVNWHIISEEFVTSLGISWNPYTTQIEPHDYIAEFFSCISLFNSILINFNRDVWGYISLNYFRQKLIDSEIGSSVMPHKVNPIDFENSEGNLGLSNALMNHMIEKLPISRWQRDLSDSTVLRNLGVAISYAIVAYTSLLSGLHKIEINKRQLLKNLDANWSILSEPIQTIMRRYGIQNAYEELKNLTRGKEINKNLIHTFISNLKIPEKEKIRLKKMNPSNYIGYASQMSNEIE encoded by the coding sequence ATGAAATTAACTTCATTGACAGCTATTTCTCCTATTGATGGACGATATAGTAATTTAACCATCTCATTAAGGAATATTTTTAGTGAATTTGGTTTTTTAAAATATCGTCTTAATATAGAAATTCAGTGGTTTAAAAAATTAATAAGTATGTCTCAAATACTAAAAATAGAAAATCTTGAAAATAAAAAAATATTAATATTAGACGATATTTTAAAAAATTTCAGTGAAAAAGATGCTGTTCATATTAAACAAATAGAAAAATCAACTAAACACGATGTCAAAGCATTAGAATATTTTTTAAAAAATAAAATTTCTAGATTTGATGATTTTTCGTTAATTTTAGAATTTATACATTTTGGTTGTACTTCAGAAGATATTAATAATCTAGCTTATGCATTAATGCTTAAAGATACTCGTGATAAAATTATTTTGCCAATGTGGAATAAAATTCTTTGTTTTTTAAAAGAAATGGTTTTTAAATATAAAAAGATTCCTTTGTTATCTTTAACACATGGTCAACCAGCTACTCCGTCAACTATGGGAAAAGAAATTGCTAATTTTTACTATCGTATGAAACGTCAGTATATAAAATTGAAAAAGATAGAAATTTTAGGTAAAATAAATGGTAGTACTGGAAATTATAATGCACATTTAGCTGCATATCCTAAAGTAAATTGGCATATAATAAGTGAAGAATTTGTAACATCATTAGGAATTTCTTGGAATCCATATACTACTCAAATTGAACCACATGATTATATTGCAGAGTTTTTTAGTTGTATATCTCTTTTTAATTCAATTTTAATTAATTTTAATCGTGATGTTTGGGGTTATATTTCTCTTAATTATTTTCGACAAAAATTAATAGATAGTGAAATAGGTTCTTCAGTCATGCCACATAAAGTTAATCCAATAGATTTTGAAAATTCTGAAGGTAATTTAGGATTATCTAATGCTTTAATGAATCATATGATAGAAAAGCTACCTATTTCTCGATGGCAGCGTGATTTAAGTGATTCTACAGTATTACGTAATTTAGGTGTAGCTATTTCTTATGCAATAGTTGCATATACTTCTCTATTATCAGGTCTTCATAAGATTGAAATTAATAAGAGACAATTATTAAAAAATTTAGATGCTAATTGGTCTATTTTATCTGAACCAATCCAAACAATTATGCGTCGGTATGGCATTCAAAATGCGTATGAAGAATTGAAAAATTTAACTCGTGGTAAAGAAATAAACAAAAATTTGATACATACGTTTATTTCTAATTTAAAAATTCCAGAAAAAGAAAAAATACGGTTAAAAAAAATGAATCCTTCTAATTACATTGGTTATGCTAGTCAAATGAGCAATGAAATAGAATAA